A genomic stretch from Telopea speciosissima isolate NSW1024214 ecotype Mountain lineage chromosome 7, Tspe_v1, whole genome shotgun sequence includes:
- the LOC122669824 gene encoding uncharacterized protein LOC122669824 — MAELLEGLQDKNGHAIGASKTSDQNQEKPVTPETKVRTKADQFQEALSTAAANKREILFTTSKETGTRYHVRLLQVMQTEKERHVEFWKQLQTGAHSPNKVRCIDVKILSSCLDAKLTVCH, encoded by the exons ATGGCCGAGCTTCTTGAAGGTCTTCAGGACAAGAATGGTCATGCAATTGGGGCCTCAAAG ACCAGTGATCAAAATCAGGAAAAACCTGTGACCCCTGAAACGAAGGTGCGCACTAAGGCAGATCAATTCCAGGAAGCTTTAAGTACTGCAGCTGCAAATAAGAGGGAGATCCTCTTCACAACATCTAAAGAGACAGG AACTAGATACCATGTGAGGTTGCTACAAGTTATGCAGACTGAAAAGGAAAGACATGTAGAGTTTTGGAAACAGTTACAGACAGGAGCCCATTCACCCA acAAAGTGAGATGCATTGATGTGAAAATATTGTCAAGTTGCTTGGATGCAAAGTTGACGGTTTGCCATTGA